A single region of the Variovorax terrae genome encodes:
- the hisC gene encoding histidinol-phosphate transaminase, which translates to MSAGEAVSAAGPSQGVKAPSGSSAVHAVASVGARIFRQDVQSMHAYAVQDSTGLLKLDAMENPHRLPPALQAELGARLGALALNRYPGERVNDLRRALAAYAQMPEGFDLMLGNGSDELISLLAMACDVPGASILAPVPGFVMYAMSAQLQGLRFHGVPLTADFELDEAAMLAAIEAHRPAITYLAYPNNPTANLWDDAAIERIVTAVGRQGGLVVMDEAYQPFSSQSYIGRIARHGHVLLMRTLSKFGLAGVRIGYLMGPAALVAELDKVRPPYNISVLNAETALFALEHAEVFAAQARDLRAQRAVILDALAALPGVRAWRSDANMVLVRVPDAAKAFEGMKARKVLVKNVSKMHPLLANCLRLTVGTADENAQMLAALQASL; encoded by the coding sequence ATGAGCGCGGGCGAGGCCGTGAGCGCCGCCGGGCCGTCCCAAGGCGTGAAGGCCCCCTCGGGGAGCAGCGCAGTCCATGCAGTGGCCAGCGTGGGGGCGCGTATCTTTCGCCAGGACGTGCAGTCCATGCACGCCTATGCCGTGCAGGACTCGACCGGCCTGCTCAAGCTCGACGCCATGGAGAACCCGCACCGCCTGCCACCTGCGCTGCAGGCCGAGCTGGGCGCGCGGCTGGGCGCGCTGGCGCTGAACCGCTATCCCGGCGAGCGCGTCAACGACCTGCGCCGCGCGCTGGCCGCCTACGCGCAGATGCCCGAGGGCTTCGACCTCATGCTGGGCAACGGCTCGGACGAGCTGATCTCGCTGCTGGCCATGGCCTGCGACGTCCCGGGGGCGAGCATCCTGGCGCCCGTGCCCGGCTTCGTGATGTACGCCATGAGCGCGCAGTTGCAGGGCCTGCGCTTCCATGGCGTGCCGCTGACCGCCGACTTCGAGCTCGACGAGGCCGCCATGCTGGCCGCCATCGAGGCGCACCGCCCGGCCATCACCTACCTGGCCTACCCGAACAACCCCACGGCCAACCTCTGGGACGACGCTGCGATCGAGCGCATCGTCACGGCCGTGGGCCGCCAGGGCGGGCTGGTCGTGATGGACGAGGCCTACCAGCCGTTTTCCAGCCAAAGCTACATCGGCCGCATCGCGCGCCACGGCCACGTGCTGCTGATGCGCACCCTGAGCAAGTTCGGCCTGGCCGGCGTGCGCATCGGCTACCTGATGGGGCCGGCCGCGCTGGTGGCCGAGCTGGATAAGGTGCGCCCGCCCTACAACATCAGCGTGCTCAACGCCGAGACGGCGCTGTTCGCGCTCGAGCATGCCGAGGTGTTTGCAGCCCAGGCCCGGGATCTGCGGGCGCAGCGCGCCGTCATCCTCGACGCGCTGGCGGCGCTGCCGGGCGTGCGGGCCTGGCGCAGCGACGCCAACATGGTGCTGGTGCGCGTGCCCGATGCCGCCAAGGCCTTCGAGGGCATGAAGGCGCGCAAGGTCCTGGTCAAGAACGTTTCTAAAATGCATCCATTGCTGGCCAATTGCCTGCGCCTGACCGTCGGAACGGCCGACGAGAACGCGCAGATGCTGGCCGCCCTCCAGGCATCCCTATGA
- the hisB gene encoding imidazoleglycerol-phosphate dehydratase HisB, with protein MSTPRTADVTRNTAETRITVKLNLDGTGQARLHTGIGFFDHMLDQIARHGLIDLDIDCQGDLHIDGHHTVEDVGITLGQAVAKAVGDKKGIRRYGHAYVPLDEALSRVVIDFSGRPGLEFHVPFTSGMIGTFDSQLAYEFFQGFANHAFVTLHIDNLKGVNAHHQCETVFKAFARALRAALEIDPRAAGSIPSTKGTL; from the coding sequence ATGAGCACACCACGCACCGCGGACGTCACCCGCAACACGGCCGAAACCAGGATCACCGTCAAGCTCAACCTCGACGGCACGGGCCAGGCCCGGCTGCACACCGGCATCGGCTTTTTCGACCACATGCTCGACCAGATCGCGCGCCACGGCCTGATCGACCTGGACATCGACTGCCAGGGCGACTTGCACATCGACGGCCACCACACGGTGGAAGACGTGGGCATCACGCTCGGCCAGGCGGTGGCCAAGGCCGTGGGCGACAAGAAGGGCATCCGCCGCTACGGCCATGCCTACGTGCCGCTGGACGAGGCGCTGTCGCGCGTGGTGATCGATTTCTCGGGCCGCCCGGGGCTGGAGTTCCACGTGCCCTTCACCAGCGGCATGATCGGCACCTTCGACAGCCAGCTCGCCTACGAGTTTTTCCAGGGCTTCGCCAACCACGCCTTCGTCACGCTGCACATCGACAACCTCAAGGGCGTCAATGCCCACCACCAGTGCGAAACCGTGTTCAAGGCCTTTGCGCGGGCGCTGCGCGCCGCGCTGGAGATCGATCCGCGCGCGGCAGGCTCCATTCCCTCGACCAAAGGCACTTTGTAG
- the hisH gene encoding imidazole glycerol phosphate synthase subunit HisH translates to MKTVAVVDYGMGNLRSVSQAVQAAAEGSGYEVIVTARPEAVRAAERVVLPGQGAMPDCMRELRESGLQDSVLEAAAGKPLFGVCVGMQMLLDRSDEGPEGVGTPGLGLIHGEVVRFELAGRLQPDGSRYKVPQMGWNQVRQARPHPVWGEVPDNSYFYFVHSFYARPSDARHSAGEADYGGRFTAAIARDNIFATQFHPEKSADHGLALYRNFLHWNP, encoded by the coding sequence ATGAAAACTGTAGCAGTCGTCGATTACGGCATGGGCAACCTGCGCTCCGTCTCGCAGGCCGTGCAGGCCGCGGCAGAGGGCAGCGGCTACGAGGTGATCGTGACGGCGCGGCCCGAGGCGGTGCGCGCCGCCGAGCGCGTGGTGCTGCCCGGCCAGGGCGCGATGCCCGACTGCATGCGCGAGCTGCGCGAGTCGGGCCTGCAGGACTCGGTGCTCGAAGCCGCGGCGGGCAAGCCGCTGTTTGGCGTCTGCGTGGGCATGCAGATGCTGCTGGACCGCAGTGACGAGGGGCCCGAGGGCGTGGGCACCCCGGGCCTGGGCCTGATCCACGGCGAGGTCGTCCGGTTCGAGCTGGCCGGCCGGCTGCAGCCCGACGGCAGCCGCTACAAGGTGCCGCAGATGGGCTGGAACCAGGTGCGCCAGGCACGGCCGCACCCGGTGTGGGGCGAGGTGCCCGACAACAGCTACTTCTATTTCGTGCACAGTTTCTACGCCCGACCGTCTGATGCGCGCCACAGCGCGGGCGAGGCCGACTACGGCGGACGCTTTACCGCGGCGATTGCACGCGATAATATTTTTGCCACCCAATTCCACCCAGAGAAAAGCGCAGACCACGGCCTGGCCCTCTACCGCAATTTTCTGCACTGGAACCCCTGA
- the hisA gene encoding 1-(5-phosphoribosyl)-5-[(5-phosphoribosylamino)methylideneamino]imidazole-4-carboxamide isomerase gives MLLIPAIDLKDGHCVRLKQGDMDQSTTFGEDPAAMALNWIEQGARRLHLVDLNGAFAGKPQNYAAIKSILKAVGDDVPVQLGGGIRDLDTIEKYIDGGISYVIIGTAAVKNPGFLKDACTAFGGHIIVGLDAKDGKVATDGWSKLTGHEVVDLGKKFEDYGVESIIYTDIGRDGMLSGINIEATVKLAQALTIPVIASGGLSNLADIEKLCAVEGEGIEGVICGRAIYSGDLNFARAQSRADELGNA, from the coding sequence ATGCTTCTCATTCCCGCGATTGATCTCAAAGACGGCCACTGCGTGCGCCTCAAACAGGGCGACATGGACCAGTCCACCACCTTCGGTGAAGACCCGGCCGCCATGGCGCTGAACTGGATCGAGCAGGGCGCGCGCCGCCTGCACCTGGTCGACCTGAACGGCGCCTTCGCGGGCAAGCCGCAGAACTACGCGGCCATCAAGTCCATCCTCAAGGCCGTGGGCGACGACGTCCCGGTGCAGCTCGGCGGCGGCATCCGCGATCTCGACACCATCGAGAAATACATCGACGGCGGCATCAGCTACGTCATCATCGGCACGGCCGCCGTCAAGAACCCCGGCTTCCTGAAGGACGCCTGCACGGCGTTCGGCGGCCACATCATCGTCGGCCTGGACGCCAAGGACGGCAAGGTCGCCACCGACGGCTGGAGCAAGCTCACCGGCCACGAGGTGGTGGACCTGGGCAAGAAGTTCGAGGACTACGGCGTCGAATCCATCATCTATACCGACATCGGCCGCGACGGCATGCTCAGCGGCATCAACATCGAAGCCACCGTCAAGCTGGCGCAGGCGCTCACCATTCCGGTGATCGCCTCGGGCGGGCTGTCCAACCTGGCCGACATCGAGAAGCTGTGCGCCGTCGAGGGCGAGGGCATCGAAGGCGTGATCTGCGGCCGCGCCATCTACAGCGGCGATCTCAATTTCGCCCGGGCACAAAGCCGCGCCGACGAACTCGGCAATGCCTGA
- a CDS encoding D-hexose-6-phosphate mutarotase, translating to MPESGAAWRLEEFRGQPCVGLHLGEHDSVRVALHGAQVLSWVAHGAERLYLSPRAVFDGHGAIRGGVPVCFPQFNDRGPLPKHGFARNQRWALAAEPGGSAPDALRAVFRLQDSPASRALWPHAFTLELELLLHPGRLDLVLTVHNTGAQALAFTAALHTYLGVAQVAAAEVQGLDGAACWDALSGERSLQRGAIAFAGEFDRVYAAAAAPLRLAQPGIAPLEIAQSASWAQTVVWNPGALKNASLADMPADGYQHMVCIEAAQVESPIALAAGAQWQGWQRLSVPA from the coding sequence ATGCCTGAATCCGGCGCCGCCTGGCGGCTGGAGGAGTTCCGGGGCCAGCCCTGCGTTGGCCTGCACCTGGGAGAGCACGATTCCGTGCGCGTGGCCCTGCATGGCGCCCAGGTGCTGTCCTGGGTGGCCCACGGGGCCGAGCGCCTGTACCTGAGCCCGCGGGCCGTGTTCGACGGCCACGGTGCCATCCGCGGCGGCGTTCCCGTCTGCTTTCCCCAGTTCAACGACCGCGGTCCGCTGCCCAAGCATGGCTTCGCGCGCAACCAGCGCTGGGCGCTGGCGGCCGAGCCCGGCGGGTCGGCGCCCGATGCTTTGCGCGCCGTGTTCCGCCTGCAGGATTCGCCCGCCAGCCGGGCCCTGTGGCCGCATGCGTTCACGCTCGAGCTGGAGCTGCTGCTGCACCCGGGCCGGCTCGACCTGGTGCTGACGGTGCACAACACCGGCGCGCAGGCGCTGGCGTTCACGGCCGCGCTGCACACCTACCTGGGCGTGGCGCAGGTCGCCGCGGCCGAAGTGCAGGGCCTGGACGGCGCAGCCTGCTGGGACGCGCTGAGCGGCGAGCGCTCGCTGCAGCGCGGTGCCATCGCCTTTGCCGGCGAGTTCGACCGCGTGTACGCCGCGGCTGCGGCGCCGCTGCGCCTGGCGCAGCCTGGCATCGCGCCCCTGGAGATCGCGCAAAGCGCGAGCTGGGCCCAGACCGTGGTCTGGAATCCCGGCGCGCTCAAGAACGCCTCGCTGGCCGACATGCCCGCCGACGGCTACCAGCACATGGTCTGCATCGAAGCCGCCCAGGTGGAGTCACCCATCGCACTGGCGGCCGGCGCGCAATGGCAGGGCTGGCAGCGCCTGTCCGTGCCGGCCTGA
- the hisF gene encoding imidazole glycerol phosphate synthase subunit HisF, with translation MLAKRIIPCLDVTGGRVVKGVNFVELRDAGDPVEIAARYNEQGADELTFLDITATSDGRDLILPIIEAVASQVFIPLTVGGGVRTVEDVRRLLNAGADKTSFNSAAIANPQVIADASAKYGAQCIVVAIDAKRRSEDEALTRGPGWDVYSHGGRKNTGLDAVQWAVEMVRRGAGEILLTSMDRDGTKSGFDLALTRAVSDAVSVPVIASGGVGNLDHLADGIQTGGADAVLAASIFHYGEYTVGQAKQRMAERGIPVRL, from the coding sequence ATGCTTGCCAAACGAATCATTCCCTGCCTTGACGTGACCGGCGGCCGCGTGGTCAAGGGCGTCAACTTCGTCGAATTGCGCGATGCCGGCGACCCGGTGGAGATCGCCGCGCGCTACAACGAGCAGGGCGCCGACGAGCTGACCTTTCTCGACATCACCGCCACCAGCGACGGCCGCGATCTGATCCTGCCGATCATCGAGGCCGTGGCCTCGCAGGTCTTCATTCCGCTGACCGTGGGCGGCGGCGTGCGCACGGTGGAAGACGTGCGCCGGCTGCTCAACGCCGGGGCCGACAAGACCAGCTTCAACTCGGCGGCCATTGCCAACCCGCAGGTGATCGCCGACGCCTCGGCCAAGTACGGCGCCCAGTGCATCGTGGTGGCCATCGACGCCAAGCGCCGTTCCGAGGACGAGGCCCTCACGCGCGGCCCGGGCTGGGACGTCTACAGCCATGGCGGGCGCAAGAACACCGGTCTGGACGCCGTGCAGTGGGCCGTCGAGATGGTCCGCCGCGGCGCGGGCGAGATCTTGCTCACCAGCATGGACCGCGACGGCACCAAGTCCGGCTTCGACCTCGCGCTCACGCGAGCCGTGAGCGACGCCGTCAGCGTGCCGGTGATCGCCTCGGGCGGCGTCGGCAACCTCGACCATCTCGCCGATGGCATCCAGACCGGCGGCGCCGACGCCGTGCTGGCGGCGAGCATCTTCCACTACGGCGAGTACACCGTGGGCCAAGCCAAGCAGCGCATGGCCGAACGCGGCATCCCGGTGCGCCTGTGA
- the hisI gene encoding phosphoribosyl-AMP cyclohydrolase produces MDWLNEVKWDAQGLIPVIAQELGSNDVLMFAWMNREALQKTAELGRAVYYSRSRGKLWFKGEESGHVQTVHEIRLDCDNDVVLLKVTQLGHEPGIACHTGRHSCFFQLYRDGAWQAVEPVLKDPESIYK; encoded by the coding sequence ATGGACTGGCTCAATGAAGTGAAATGGGATGCGCAGGGATTGATCCCGGTGATTGCGCAGGAACTCGGCAGCAACGACGTGCTGATGTTCGCCTGGATGAACCGCGAAGCCCTGCAGAAGACGGCCGAACTCGGCCGCGCGGTCTACTACAGCCGCTCGCGCGGCAAGCTCTGGTTCAAGGGCGAGGAATCGGGCCATGTGCAGACCGTGCACGAGATCCGGCTGGACTGCGACAACGATGTGGTGCTGCTCAAGGTCACCCAGCTCGGCCACGAGCCCGGCATCGCCTGCCACACCGGCCGCCACAGCTGCTTCTTCCAGCTCTACCGGGATGGCGCCTGGCAGGCAGTCGAACCGGTCTTGAAAGACCCGGAATCCATCTACAAGTAA
- a CDS encoding phosphoribosyl-ATP diphosphatase, translating to MSSNDSLARLAAVIESRKPANGGDPGTSYVSRLLHKGPDAFLKKIGEEATEVVMAAKDADHGGDAAKIVYEVADLWFHTLVALAHYGLSPADVIAELERREGTSGIEEKALRKAQLREGAGE from the coding sequence ATGAGCTCGAACGACTCCCTGGCGCGCCTGGCCGCCGTCATCGAAAGCCGCAAGCCTGCCAATGGCGGCGACCCCGGGACCAGCTATGTGTCGCGCCTGCTGCACAAGGGGCCCGACGCCTTTCTCAAGAAGATCGGCGAGGAAGCCACCGAGGTCGTGATGGCGGCCAAGGATGCCGACCATGGCGGCGATGCCGCCAAGATCGTCTACGAGGTGGCCGACCTGTGGTTCCACACCCTGGTCGCGCTGGCCCACTACGGCCTGTCGCCGGCCGACGTGATCGCCGAGCTGGAGCGCCGCGAAGGCACCAGCGGCATCGAGGAAAAGGCCTTGCGCAAGGCGCAGCTGCGCGAAGGAGCGGGCGAATGA
- a CDS encoding DUF4870 family protein yields MSETDFSRFDAKTPNDRTVMHVLYGLHTIAWASMGTLAVIALIVNYVKRGEEQDALYLSHHNYMIRTFWWTILALVVASPLWLLFLLPGAAAYTLIGLWYLYRCIRGWLRFADGKLA; encoded by the coding sequence ATGAGCGAAACTGACTTCAGCCGGTTCGATGCCAAGACCCCGAACGACCGCACCGTGATGCATGTGCTGTACGGCCTGCACACCATTGCCTGGGCCAGCATGGGCACGCTGGCCGTGATCGCGCTGATCGTCAACTACGTCAAGCGCGGCGAGGAGCAGGACGCGCTCTACCTGAGCCACCACAACTACATGATCCGCACCTTCTGGTGGACCATCCTGGCGCTGGTGGTGGCGTCGCCCCTGTGGCTGCTGTTCCTGCTGCCTGGGGCGGCGGCCTATACCCTCATCGGCCTGTGGTACCTGTACCGCTGCATCCGGGGCTGGCTGCGCTTTGCCGACGGCAAGCTGGCCTGA
- a CDS encoding histidine triad nucleotide-binding protein has product MTADPHCIFCKIVEGQIPSRKVYEDDELFVFHDIHPWAPVHFLMVPKLHIPSMAQVGPEQAGLLGRMMALAPKLALQEGCRPYPEGGFRIVVNTGAEGGQEVHHLHVHVMGGPRPWLKG; this is encoded by the coding sequence ATGACTGCCGACCCCCACTGCATTTTCTGCAAGATCGTCGAAGGCCAGATCCCTTCGCGCAAGGTGTATGAAGACGACGAGCTGTTCGTCTTCCACGACATCCACCCCTGGGCGCCGGTCCATTTCCTGATGGTGCCGAAGCTGCACATCCCGTCCATGGCCCAGGTCGGGCCCGAGCAGGCCGGCCTGCTGGGCCGCATGATGGCGCTGGCGCCGAAACTGGCGCTGCAGGAGGGCTGCCGGCCCTATCCCGAAGGCGGCTTCCGCATCGTGGTCAACACCGGCGCCGAGGGCGGGCAGGAGGTCCACCACCTGCACGTCCACGTCATGGGCGGCCCGCGGCCCTGGCTCAAGGGTTGA
- the tatA gene encoding Sec-independent protein translocase subunit TatA, producing MGSFSIWHWLIVLLIVVMVFGTKKLKNIGSDLGGAVKGFKDGMKEGGAAAAEDKPAPPAGQVTNAAAADKTTIDVEAKQKS from the coding sequence ATGGGTTCATTTTCCATCTGGCACTGGCTGATCGTGCTGCTGATCGTCGTGATGGTGTTCGGCACCAAGAAGCTCAAGAACATCGGCTCCGACCTGGGCGGCGCCGTCAAGGGCTTCAAGGACGGCATGAAGGAAGGCGGCGCTGCTGCGGCAGAAGACAAGCCGGCACCTCCCGCCGGCCAGGTCACGAATGCCGCCGCGGCCGACAAGACCACGATCGACGTCGAAGCCAAGCAGAAATCGTAG
- the tatB gene encoding Sec-independent protein translocase protein TatB, whose protein sequence is MIDLGISKMALIGAVALIVIGPEKLPRVARTVGALLGKAQRYVNDVKAEVNRSMELDELKKMKETVEGAARDVENSIQTGAADFEKQWTETAGEAASALSGELPQVYPEYKHPRKKWRVKQGATPNWYKARQGIRTKALSGAARVARYRPQRLS, encoded by the coding sequence GTGATCGATCTCGGCATTTCCAAGATGGCGCTGATCGGCGCGGTGGCACTCATTGTCATCGGGCCCGAGAAGCTGCCGCGCGTCGCCCGCACGGTGGGCGCGCTGCTGGGCAAGGCCCAGCGCTACGTGAACGACGTCAAGGCCGAGGTCAATCGCTCGATGGAGCTCGACGAGCTCAAGAAGATGAAGGAAACGGTCGAGGGTGCCGCGCGCGACGTGGAGAACTCGATCCAGACCGGCGCCGCCGATTTCGAGAAGCAGTGGACCGAGACGGCCGGCGAGGCCGCTTCCGCGCTCTCGGGCGAGCTGCCGCAGGTTTACCCCGAATACAAGCACCCCAGGAAGAAATGGCGTGTCAAGCAGGGCGCGACACCCAACTGGTACAAGGCCCGCCAGGGCATCCGTACCAAGGCGCTGTCGGGCGCCGCCCGCGTGGCGAGATACCGGCCCCAGCGCCTGAGCTGA
- the tatC gene encoding twin-arginine translocase subunit TatC: MTEPNKEDELAGTEQPFVQHLMELRDRLIKAMLAIGVAAALLALFPGPSALYDILAAPLVAHLPKGATLIATNVISPFVVPLKILFMTAFMLALPVVLYQVWAFVAPGLYSHEKKMVLPLVISSTLLFFVGVAFCYFFVFGQVFKFIQSFAPKSITAAPDIEAYLSFVIGMFLAFGLAFEVPVAVILLVRMGVVSVAQLRQYRGYFWVVAAVGTAMVTPPDAGSMLMLLAVVGGLYEVGILAAQMFVKSTQAPEDKEADSSASSSSS, from the coding sequence ATGACAGAACCCAACAAAGAAGACGAGCTCGCGGGCACCGAGCAGCCGTTCGTGCAGCACCTGATGGAGCTGCGCGACCGGCTGATCAAGGCCATGCTGGCCATCGGCGTGGCCGCCGCCCTGCTGGCGCTGTTCCCGGGCCCCTCGGCGCTGTACGACATCCTGGCCGCGCCGCTGGTGGCCCACCTGCCCAAGGGCGCGACGCTGATCGCCACCAACGTGATCTCGCCGTTCGTGGTGCCGCTCAAGATTTTGTTCATGACCGCGTTCATGCTGGCCTTGCCAGTGGTGCTGTACCAGGTGTGGGCCTTCGTGGCGCCGGGCCTGTACTCGCACGAGAAGAAGATGGTGCTGCCGCTGGTGATCTCCAGCACCCTGCTGTTTTTCGTGGGGGTGGCGTTCTGCTACTTCTTCGTGTTCGGCCAGGTGTTCAAGTTCATCCAGAGCTTCGCGCCCAAATCGATCACGGCGGCGCCGGATATCGAGGCCTACCTGAGCTTCGTCATCGGCATGTTCCTGGCGTTCGGGCTGGCCTTCGAGGTGCCGGTGGCCGTCATCCTGCTGGTGCGCATGGGGGTGGTCAGCGTGGCCCAGCTGCGCCAGTACCGCGGTTATTTCTGGGTGGTGGCCGCGGTCGGCACCGCCATGGTCACACCGCCCGACGCGGGCTCCATGCTCATGCTGCTGGCCGTGGTCGGCGGCCTGTACGAGGTGGGCATCCTGGCGGCGCAGATGTTCGTCAAGAGCACCCAGGCGCCGGAGGACAAGGAGGCGGACTCGTCGGCCTCGTCCTCGTCGTCCTGA
- a CDS encoding ABC transporter ATP-binding protein: MTAAATPLLQVNGLKVSYGHIEAVKGIDFELHEGQITTLVGANGAGKSTTLLALSGLTKKAAGSVRFAGEDIGALAPHKIVSRGVVQVAEGRATLTTLTVRENLELGAYTRKDRGSRARDLDYVYSLFPRLKERADGLAGNLSGGEQQMLAIGRALMAKPRLLLLDEPSMGLAPIIVQDIFRTLREINKAGLTIFLVEQNVRQALKIADRGYVLETGKIVMADSGRALLGNPKVQDAYLGG, from the coding sequence ATGACCGCCGCCGCCACACCGCTGCTCCAGGTCAACGGCCTGAAGGTCAGCTATGGCCATATCGAAGCCGTCAAGGGCATCGACTTCGAGCTGCACGAAGGCCAGATCACCACGCTGGTCGGCGCCAACGGCGCCGGCAAGTCCACCACCCTGCTGGCGCTCTCGGGCCTGACCAAAAAGGCGGCCGGCAGCGTGCGCTTTGCCGGCGAAGACATCGGCGCCCTGGCACCGCACAAGATCGTCTCGCGCGGCGTGGTGCAGGTGGCCGAGGGCCGCGCCACGCTGACCACCCTGACCGTGCGCGAGAACCTGGAACTGGGCGCCTACACGCGCAAGGACCGGGGCAGCCGGGCGCGCGACCTGGACTACGTCTACAGCCTGTTCCCGCGCCTGAAGGAGCGCGCCGACGGCCTGGCGGGCAACCTGTCGGGCGGCGAACAGCAGATGCTGGCGATCGGCCGCGCGCTGATGGCCAAGCCCCGCCTGCTGCTGCTGGACGAACCCTCCATGGGCCTGGCGCCCATCATCGTGCAGGACATCTTCCGCACGCTGCGCGAGATCAACAAGGCCGGCCTCACCATCTTCCTGGTGGAGCAGAACGTGCGGCAGGCGCTCAAGATCGCCGACCGCGGCTACGTGCTGGAAACCGGGAAAATCGTGATGGCGGACAGCGGGCGCGCCCTGCTGGGCAACCCCAAGGTGCAGGACGCCTACCTGGGGGGCTGA